In Nicotiana tabacum cultivar K326 chromosome 2, ASM71507v2, whole genome shotgun sequence, the following proteins share a genomic window:
- the LOC107811752 gene encoding protein trichome birefringence-like 43 has protein sequence MGSFSLAVGAASALFVLLCMLNNVHGKLINDLNHLGTNGCDLFQGNWVSDDSYPLYDSSVCPFIEKQFDCLKNGRPDKDYLKYRWQPTGCNLPRFNATEFQLKMKGKRLMFVGDSLSLDQWQSLTCMLHAADSKAEYTFKRIGETSIFTFPKYNTSYLILRDVFLVDIITKNNGTRVLMLDSLSAAAQWKEMDVLIFDSWHWWLHSGRKQAWDLVQDGNSTYKDAPRLTLYEKALNTWGKWVDSEVDTRKTKIFFQGVSPDHDNCAGVTQPLKSTQGPHPGELVLEKVLRGMSKPVHLLNVTTLSQYRADGHPSVYGFGGHRNIDCTHWCVAGVADTWNLLLSAVLDQL, from the exons ATGGGTAGTTTTTCTCTAGCTGTTGGTGCAGCTTCTGCACTATTTGTACTTCTTTGCATGTTGAACAATGTACATGGGAAATTGATCAATGATTTAAACCATTTGGGAACCAACGGCTGTGATCTCTTCCAAGGAAATTGGGTTTCTGATGATTCTTACCCTCTATACGATTCATCGGTTTGTCCATTCATTGAAAAGCAGTTTGATTGCTTAAAGAATGGAAGACCAGATAAGGATTATCTCAAGTATAGATGGCAACCCACTGGGTGCAATTTACCTAG GTTTAATGCTACAGAATTTCAACTCAAAATGAAGGGGAAGCGGTTGATGTTTGTAGGAGATTCACTAAGCCTTGATCAATGGCAATCTCTCACTTGTATGCTACATGCAGCGGATTCAAAAGCTGAGTATACCTTCAAAAGGATAGGAGAAACTTCAATCTTCACATTCCCA AAATACAACACGTCGTACTTGATACTCCGAGATGTTTTCCTAGTAGACATTATTACAAAGAACAACGGGACGCGAGTGTTAATGCTGGATTCTCTCAGTGCTGCTGCTCAATGGAAAGAAATGGATGTCCTCATCTTTGATTCTTGGCATTGGTGGCTTCATAGTGGCAGAAAACAAGC TTGGGATCTTGTTCAAGATGGCAACTCTACATACAAAGACGCACCCCGGTTAACCCTATACGAGAAAGCACTGAATACCTGGGGAAAATGGGTGGATTCAGAAGTTGATACAagaaaaactaaaatatttttccaAGGAGTTTCTCCTGACCACGACAA TTGTGCCGGAGTAACGCAACCATTGAAGAGTACACAAGGACCTCATCCAGGAGAACTGGTACTAGAGAAGGTTTTGAGAGGGATGAGTAAACCAGTTCATTTATTGAACGTGACAACATTGTCACAGTACAGAGCAGACGGACATCCTTCAGTTTATGGGTTTGGTGGACACAGGAACATAGACTGCACTCATTGGTGCGTGGCTGGTGTTGCTGATACTTGGAATCTGCTCTTAAGTGCAGTTCTTGATCAATTATAG
- the LOC107811753 gene encoding protein STRICTOSIDINE SYNTHASE-LIKE 10-like, which translates to MNTSKLLLSATTALTLISVILAFNSENMLEPSPIPSSENLLPKAEIIQLKGAVGPESIAFDPNGEGPYTGVADGRILKWQEQAQTWADFAVTSSERNNCTQPSAPEMEHICGRPLGIRFDKKTGDLYIADAYLGLQVVGPKGGLTTPLVQKFEGKPLIFTNDMDIDNQNNVIYFTDSSTKYQRRQYFAAFVSGDTTGRLMKYDKSTKKVTVVLRGLAFANGVALNKDRSFVLVAETANCRIIRYWIKGPYAGRHDIFADVPGFPDNIRINSRGEFWVALHAKTSATAIKLSANGRMLEVLEDEDGKTLRYISEVEEKHGKLWFGSVMMPFLGVYGLS; encoded by the coding sequence ATGAATACTTCAAAGCTACTGTTGAGTGCTACAACAGCACTTACACTTATTTCAGTAATTTTAGCCTTCAACTCCGAAAATATGTTGGAACCTTCTCCAATACCAAGCTCCGAAAATCTCCTCCCAAAAGCAGAGATAATCCAACTGAAAGGAGCAGTTGGACCAGAGAGCATTGCTTTCGATCCAAATGGAGAAGGCCCCTATACAGGAGTTGCCGATGGCCGTATTCTTAAGTGGCAAGAACAAGCTCAAACTTGGGCTGATTTTGCAGTCACCTCTTCTGAAAGAAATAATTGTACTCAGCCATCTGCTCCTGAAATGGAACATATATGTGGAAGGCCATTGGGCATAAGATTTGATAAGAAAACTGGTGACCTTTACATTGCTGATGCTTATTTAGGACTTCAAGTTGTAGGACCAAAAGGAGGATTAACTACCCCACTAGTCCAAAAATTTGAAGGCAAGCCATTGATTTTCACAAACGACATGGATATTGATAATCAGAATAATGTAATTTACTTCACGGATTCAAGCACAAAATACCAGCGCAGGCAATATTTTGCTGCATTTGTAAGTGGAGATACAACAGGCAGGCTTATGAAATATGATAAGTCGACCAAAAAAGTAACAGTTGTATTAAGAGGCCTTGCTTTTGCAAATGGTGTAGCATTGAACAAAGACCGGTCCTTTGTgttagtggctgaaactgcaaaTTGTAGAATAATAAGGTATTGGATTAAAGGTCCCTACGCGGGACGACACGACATATTTGCAGATGTGCCAGGATTCCCAGACAACATTAGAATAAATTCGAGAGGAGAATTTTGGGTTGCTTTGCATGCAAAAACATCTGCTACTGCAATCAAGCTAAGCGCAAATGGACGAATgttggaagttttggaagatGAAGATGGCAAGACATTGAGGTATATTAGTGAAGTTGAGGAAAAACATGGCAAGTTATGGTTTGGTTCTGTTATGATGCCATTTCTAGGAGTTTATGGACTATCTTGA